One Myxococcota bacterium DNA segment encodes these proteins:
- the aroC gene encoding chorismate synthase, translated as MPGNNFGQIFRVTTFGESHGPAIGVVVDGCPPGLQVDEQDIQNDLDRRRPGQSAITTQRQEKDRVEILSGIYQGLTTGAPIAALIRNEDQRSEDYDKIKKEFRPSHADFTYQAKYGHRDPRGGGRSSARETAARVMAGAIAKKLLHAQHVQILAYVSQVGAIKCDLLPEQVDAALIENTPVRCPEPSVAAEMIKLIEQIRDEGDTIGGVVTGLIRGCPVGLGEPVFDRLHADLGKAMLSINAVKGFDFGSGFAGIGMKGSQHNDEFIEEAGVMRTKTNHSGGIQGGISNGMDIVFRVAFKPVATLLKNHVGRHDPCVLPRAVPIVEAMAALVLADHSLRSN; from the coding sequence ATGCCAGGAAATAATTTTGGACAAATTTTTCGCGTAACCACTTTTGGAGAATCTCACGGTCCGGCGATTGGGGTAGTGGTGGATGGCTGTCCGCCCGGACTTCAGGTTGACGAGCAAGATATCCAAAATGATTTAGACCGGCGCAGGCCTGGCCAATCCGCCATTACCACGCAGCGACAAGAAAAAGATCGTGTTGAAATTTTATCTGGCATCTATCAGGGATTGACCACCGGCGCGCCCATTGCCGCGTTGATTCGCAACGAAGATCAGCGTTCTGAAGATTACGATAAGATCAAAAAAGAATTTCGGCCTTCTCATGCCGATTTTACTTACCAAGCGAAATATGGCCATCGCGATCCTCGGGGGGGCGGGCGTTCTTCTGCTCGTGAAACCGCCGCTCGCGTGATGGCTGGGGCAATTGCCAAGAAGCTTCTTCATGCGCAACACGTCCAGATCTTGGCCTATGTGTCACAGGTCGGCGCCATTAAATGCGATCTGCTCCCAGAGCAAGTAGACGCGGCTCTGATTGAGAACACACCGGTAAGATGTCCTGAACCTTCTGTCGCGGCCGAGATGATTAAGCTCATTGAGCAAATCAGAGATGAAGGTGATACCATCGGTGGCGTCGTCACGGGTTTGATTCGAGGATGCCCGGTCGGTCTAGGCGAGCCGGTGTTCGATAGACTTCATGCAGACTTGGGCAAAGCAATGCTGAGTATTAATGCTGTGAAAGGCTTTGATTTCGGTTCTGGCTTTGCGGGCATTGGTATGAAGGGCTCCCAGCATAACGATGAATTTATCGAGGAAGCAGGCGTGATGCGCACCAAGACCAATCATTCAGGCGGGATTCAGGGCGGGATTTCCAATGGAATGGACATTGTCTTCCGAGTGGCGTTTAAGCCGGTGGCCACTTTGCTCAAAAATCACGTCGGTAGACACGACCCTTGCGTACTTCCGCGAGCGGTCCCAATTGTAGAGGCGATGGCCGCGCTCGTTTTAGCGGATCATTCCTTACGATCTAATTAG
- a CDS encoding biotin transporter BioY, with protein sequence MTTLILPRSQLLTIGVGVALLSVSAHIQIPWQPVPVTLQTLAVMVIGLYFSPKEALWSVSTYVALGLAGLPVLAGPFALTHLGYLIGFIAAVWAMGLWRERFRGNDFLSIGVATLLGTICVFGLGVGFLAVIIGPEDAVLLGLFPFIIPGLIKCVLLILVCGFLQRGSVINK encoded by the coding sequence ATGACAACCTTGATTTTGCCCCGGTCGCAATTGCTTACTATTGGCGTCGGCGTTGCTCTTTTAAGCGTGAGCGCTCATATCCAAATTCCCTGGCAGCCAGTCCCTGTCACACTTCAGACATTGGCCGTGATGGTCATCGGGCTTTATTTTTCGCCTAAAGAGGCGCTTTGGTCAGTCAGCACGTACGTGGCATTAGGTTTGGCTGGTTTGCCGGTTTTAGCTGGACCTTTTGCGCTAACGCATTTGGGTTATTTGATCGGCTTTATTGCGGCTGTATGGGCGATGGGGCTGTGGCGTGAGCGCTTTCGTGGAAATGATTTTTTGTCTATTGGTGTTGCCACTTTGCTGGGTACAATCTGCGTGTTTGGTTTGGGTGTGGGATTTTTGGCTGTGATCATCGGGCCTGAAGATGCGGTGCTTTTGGGACTTTTCCCTTTTATAATCCCAGGGTTGATTAAATGCGTATTGCTGATTTTGGTTTGTGGATTTTTGCAGCGCGGTTCCGTAATTAATAAATAA
- the coaBC gene encoding bifunctional phosphopantothenoylcysteine decarboxylase/phosphopantothenate--cysteine ligase CoaBC has product MLSNKKIILGISGSIAAYRSLELIRLLRQRGASVFAMATQGALEFITQLSIQTLTGQKPSGGIEHIESAYEGDALLIAPATANMIAKMAHGIADNTLLQTYLSFTGPVLLAPAMEAHMWQHPATQDNIALLKKRGVRVIEPEEGPLASGRTGVGRLADLEVIIEATEASLSPKDFQDVSVLLTAGPTIEELDPVRYISNYSSGKMGVSLAKALVQRGAQVSLVHGPLQVSIPKIQGLKLFPVKSALDMMSFCLELSPKSNLAILCAAVADFKPANRHNEKIKKSDSYALNLTVNPDILKTLGSQKSKPFLVGFAAETEDLEANAVQKCIKKCCDLICGNQISASHFPFGDDDNQMIVADQSGVVARFERQDKLTLAHKILDLIRPSLASGAFADS; this is encoded by the coding sequence GTGCTATCTAATAAAAAAATCATCTTGGGCATTAGCGGCAGCATCGCGGCCTACCGCAGTTTGGAGCTAATCCGTTTACTTCGCCAACGTGGCGCCAGTGTGTTTGCCATGGCAACCCAAGGTGCCTTGGAGTTCATAACGCAGCTTTCCATCCAAACTTTGACAGGCCAAAAGCCTAGCGGCGGCATTGAGCATATCGAATCTGCTTATGAAGGCGATGCTCTACTAATTGCTCCGGCAACCGCCAACATGATTGCAAAGATGGCCCACGGCATTGCTGACAACACGCTCTTGCAGACCTACCTGTCCTTCACCGGACCTGTATTGCTAGCCCCTGCCATGGAAGCGCATATGTGGCAGCATCCAGCCACACAAGACAACATCGCACTTTTAAAAAAACGCGGCGTTCGGGTAATTGAGCCAGAAGAAGGTCCCTTGGCTTCCGGACGGACCGGCGTTGGCCGTCTCGCCGACCTTGAAGTTATTATCGAAGCCACCGAAGCCAGTCTCTCACCGAAAGATTTTCAAGATGTATCGGTTCTGCTTACCGCAGGGCCAACCATCGAAGAGCTTGATCCTGTTCGTTATATTAGCAACTATTCATCAGGTAAAATGGGCGTTTCCTTGGCAAAAGCTCTGGTGCAACGCGGCGCGCAAGTGAGCTTGGTGCACGGGCCGCTGCAAGTTTCAATCCCCAAAATACAAGGGCTGAAACTTTTTCCCGTCAAAAGTGCGCTGGATATGATGTCCTTTTGCTTAGAGCTCTCACCTAAATCGAACTTAGCCATCTTATGCGCTGCCGTTGCCGACTTTAAACCGGCCAACAGGCACAATGAGAAAATCAAAAAATCGGACAGCTACGCGCTGAACCTAACGGTAAATCCAGACATATTGAAAACCTTGGGCTCTCAAAAATCAAAACCATTCTTGGTTGGCTTTGCAGCAGAAACAGAGGATCTTGAAGCAAATGCCGTACAAAAATGCATAAAGAAATGCTGCGACCTCATCTGCGGCAACCAAATCAGCGCTTCCCACTTTCCATTCGGGGACGATGACAACCAAATGATCGTGGCAGACCAAAGTGGTGTCGTCGCCAGGTTTGAAAGACAGGATAAGCTGACTTTGGCACATAAAATCTTGGATCTTATAAGACCATCATTGGCGAGTGGTGCATTTGCTGATTCGTGA
- a CDS encoding bifunctional SulP family inorganic anion transporter/carbonic anhydrase → MINLQSLRLDLGFRSLLPQWRLLAGPKHWREDIFAGITLALVAVPLSLAIALASGVEPAVGIITAIIAGIVCALFGGNPISVSGPAAAMAVIVALAVEQYGLAGLLIIGLICGLLQILTGVFGFGRFVRLMPIPVIEGFTAGIGAIILIAQLPRALGLPPPSESHVIDVITHIGNLISESQAESVIIAASVIFLLWATPRISSKLPGPLIGIALPSLAAYYFGSAGLARIGEIPRAFPIPKFPVLPEGIDLLQLLGTALLVYALASLETLLSSTAVDKLVKGARSDLDQELIGQGLGNLAVAMFGGIPVTGVIVRSATNVIAGAKTRRSSIIHSLLLIGTVLLFAPLIGQIPIAALAGLLLFIAARMVNPEKLINLYHVSRSDALVYAITLSVIVFVDLLEGVQWGLVGALAILAFQIGRTNIKIYGSGTGGEGPYRFELQGPITFLSSLKIDELKSKIGGLDPSRGVAIDMQGVTEIDGSGAEMLFEVVEDLRGRNIKLAISGLPEKERKFLVMADANHKLDHMIASTEQELLEILGGRVPSDPAERLDKGLQRFLQEERHRYQKLFGKLAQGQSPHTLFITCSDSRIQPNLMTSTDPGELFIVRNVGNMIPRVQPGSVFAEAAAVDFAVGILGVKEIVVCGHSSCGAMMALHGNKEVPANLKNLEAWRKETMENESYHPIPSEIGLDEVARINALYQLDNLRSYSIVRDLEASGDLQLHAWFFEIKNGEIEIWSPEHKRYIKQSSLTNQQMHHSPMMVL, encoded by the coding sequence ATGATAAACTTACAATCGCTTCGTTTGGATTTAGGTTTTAGGTCGCTGTTGCCGCAGTGGCGGCTTTTAGCTGGCCCTAAACACTGGCGAGAAGATATTTTTGCGGGTATCACATTGGCGTTGGTTGCGGTTCCTCTGTCTTTAGCTATTGCCTTAGCTTCAGGGGTTGAGCCTGCCGTTGGTATTATCACTGCGATTATTGCCGGGATTGTATGTGCGTTATTTGGCGGCAACCCAATTTCAGTAAGCGGGCCTGCGGCAGCCATGGCAGTGATTGTTGCTTTAGCCGTTGAGCAATATGGGTTAGCAGGCTTGCTCATTATTGGGCTTATTTGTGGGCTTTTGCAAATTTTGACGGGCGTGTTTGGTTTTGGGCGCTTTGTAAGGTTAATGCCTATTCCTGTCATCGAGGGTTTTACTGCGGGGATTGGGGCGATTATTTTAATTGCGCAACTCCCCAGAGCGCTTGGTCTTCCGCCCCCGAGCGAGTCGCATGTTATTGATGTTATTACTCATATCGGAAACTTGATAAGCGAAAGTCAGGCAGAAAGTGTGATTATCGCTGCCAGCGTTATCTTCTTGCTTTGGGCCACGCCTAGGATTTCCTCTAAACTTCCTGGACCTCTCATTGGAATCGCCCTGCCAAGTCTTGCGGCTTACTATTTTGGGAGTGCTGGGCTTGCCAGGATAGGAGAGATTCCGAGAGCATTTCCCATACCTAAGTTTCCTGTTTTGCCGGAAGGGATTGATTTGCTTCAGCTTTTAGGGACCGCTTTATTGGTCTACGCATTGGCTTCACTGGAAACACTCTTGTCTTCCACGGCGGTCGATAAGTTAGTCAAAGGCGCGCGCAGTGATTTAGATCAGGAGTTGATTGGTCAGGGCCTAGGAAACTTGGCTGTGGCTATGTTTGGTGGCATTCCGGTAACTGGGGTTATCGTGCGTTCGGCAACAAACGTTATTGCTGGGGCGAAGACTAGACGCTCTTCCATTATTCATTCACTCCTATTAATCGGCACTGTCCTTCTTTTTGCGCCGTTGATTGGCCAGATCCCAATCGCCGCCTTAGCTGGCCTGCTGCTCTTTATTGCAGCAAGGATGGTTAATCCCGAAAAGCTGATTAATCTATATCATGTGTCTCGCAGCGATGCCTTGGTTTACGCCATCACCTTGAGTGTGATTGTATTTGTTGATTTGCTTGAGGGCGTGCAGTGGGGGCTCGTTGGCGCTCTGGCTATTTTGGCATTTCAGATTGGTCGAACCAATATCAAAATCTATGGGTCGGGTACGGGCGGCGAAGGGCCTTACCGTTTCGAATTACAGGGTCCAATTACTTTTTTATCGTCCCTCAAAATAGACGAGTTGAAAAGCAAAATCGGAGGGTTGGACCCGTCCAGAGGTGTTGCAATTGATATGCAGGGCGTCACTGAAATCGACGGCTCTGGCGCGGAAATGCTGTTCGAGGTCGTAGAGGATTTGCGTGGCCGAAATATTAAGTTGGCTATCTCAGGGCTGCCAGAAAAAGAGCGAAAATTTTTGGTCATGGCCGATGCCAATCATAAGTTAGACCATATGATTGCATCGACGGAACAGGAGCTGCTGGAAATCCTAGGGGGACGCGTCCCGAGCGATCCAGCCGAACGCCTGGACAAGGGCTTGCAAAGATTTTTGCAGGAAGAAAGACATCGCTACCAAAAGTTGTTTGGCAAATTGGCTCAAGGGCAATCTCCGCACACCTTGTTTATCACCTGCTCTGATAGCCGCATTCAGCCTAATCTCATGACCTCAACGGATCCTGGCGAACTATTTATTGTTCGCAATGTGGGTAATATGATCCCGAGGGTCCAGCCAGGCTCTGTGTTTGCAGAAGCTGCAGCGGTTGATTTTGCTGTCGGCATTTTGGGCGTCAAAGAAATTGTTGTATGCGGACATTCAAGCTGCGGTGCGATGATGGCCTTGCATGGAAACAAAGAAGTACCGGCGAATTTGAAGAATCTTGAGGCCTGGCGCAAAGAAACCATGGAGAACGAATCGTATCACCCGATTCCGAGCGAGATTGGGCTCGACGAAGTTGCCCGAATTAATGCTCTTTATCAGCTGGATAATTTACGTTCTTACTCAATCGTCAGAGATCTAGAAGCATCGGGAGATTTACAGCTCCACGCTTGGTTTTTCGAAATCAAAAATGGCGAAATTGAGATTTGGTCCCCGGAACATAAACGCTATATTAAGCAGTCGAGTCTCACGAATCAGCAAATGCACCACTCGCCAATGATGGTCTTATAA
- a CDS encoding DUF6496 domain-containing protein has translation MKKYGKSAQDSVESAMHKMHQGTLKTGGSAKKVTSGKQAIAIRLSEARKKGAKAPKPKK, from the coding sequence ATCAAAAAGTACGGAAAATCCGCTCAAGACTCAGTTGAAAGTGCTATGCATAAAATGCATCAAGGCACTTTAAAAACTGGTGGGAGCGCTAAGAAAGTCACCTCTGGAAAGCAAGCAATTGCAATCCGCCTATCTGAAGCACGGAAGAAGGGTGCAAAGGCACCCAAGCCCAAAAAATAG
- a CDS encoding SulP family inorganic anion transporter, which yields MADIRSGLLVFLIALPLCLGIAIASGFPPIAGLLTAIIGGLIPTFLGSSPLSIKGPAAGLIVVMVDAVSELGYEKCLAVGVAAAILQIIFSGLKASKIGKLMPLAVIHGMLAAIGVIIIAKQIHVLLGVLPSSKKPLQLIAEIPHSIMNANPEILALGLLTLAIVIAYPLLPKKMTEKVPASLMSLVFVLPLAIYWHLDLDHVYWFEGQSFEVGPKFLVTLPNQIWTSLAFPDFSALSTLVAWKYVIMLALIGSLESILTVMAIDTMNPSKHKSNLDKDLFSVGVGNLIASFIGGLPMISEVVRSKANIDSGAKSRWSNFYHGLFLLLAVTLLVPIIHEIPLSALAALLIITGIRLASPKMFVHMFNQGINHLLPFLITLFVTLRVDLLVGVFAGVVLTYLLNLIPHAKRVRSESR from the coding sequence ATGGCCGATATTCGATCCGGGCTCTTGGTTTTCTTAATCGCGCTGCCCTTGTGTTTAGGAATTGCGATCGCGAGCGGCTTTCCGCCAATCGCTGGTTTACTCACCGCTATCATTGGAGGGCTAATTCCGACTTTTCTCGGCAGCTCGCCTTTAAGCATCAAAGGTCCTGCGGCTGGTCTTATCGTTGTTATGGTCGACGCGGTCTCCGAGCTTGGATACGAGAAATGCCTAGCGGTTGGGGTCGCTGCAGCGATTTTGCAAATAATCTTTTCCGGGCTGAAAGCTTCGAAAATTGGCAAGTTGATGCCTTTGGCAGTCATCCACGGGATGCTCGCGGCCATTGGCGTTATTATCATCGCGAAACAAATTCACGTTTTGCTTGGGGTTTTACCTTCCAGCAAAAAGCCACTTCAGCTTATCGCTGAAATTCCTCACAGCATCATGAACGCTAACCCCGAAATCCTGGCACTGGGTCTTTTAACACTAGCCATTGTGATTGCCTATCCGCTGCTTCCTAAAAAGATGACCGAAAAAGTGCCCGCATCGCTTATGTCGCTGGTATTTGTCTTGCCTCTGGCGATCTATTGGCATTTAGACTTAGATCACGTCTATTGGTTCGAGGGCCAGAGCTTCGAAGTGGGGCCGAAATTCTTGGTCACTTTGCCAAATCAGATTTGGACCTCGCTTGCCTTTCCGGACTTTAGCGCGCTCTCAACTTTGGTTGCCTGGAAATACGTTATAATGCTAGCGCTAATCGGAAGTCTAGAATCCATATTGACCGTGATGGCTATCGACACCATGAACCCATCGAAACACAAATCCAATCTAGACAAAGACCTGTTTTCAGTGGGGGTTGGCAATTTAATCGCTAGCTTTATTGGCGGGCTGCCGATGATTTCCGAGGTTGTTAGGAGTAAAGCCAATATCGATTCGGGCGCTAAGAGCCGCTGGTCTAATTTTTATCATGGTCTATTTCTGTTATTGGCAGTGACGCTGCTCGTACCAATAATTCACGAGATTCCTTTGTCGGCTTTGGCTGCTTTGTTAATAATTACCGGGATTAGGCTGGCATCGCCAAAAATGTTTGTGCACATGTTCAATCAAGGCATTAATCATCTCCTGCCATTTTTAATCACGCTTTTTGTCACATTGCGCGTCGACTTGCTGGTAGGCGTTTTTGCAGGCGTAGTCTTAACTTATCTGCTAAACCTGATTCCCCATGCGAAACGAGTGCGCAGTGAATCTAGATGA
- a CDS encoding putative inorganic carbon transporter subunit DabA yields MNLDELLGPLRKKLPAQGPIQGFIHHNTLHAFMHLPFEKAVFEASKFYREPTHHPVNSTLFRLTANYLDQGVSTWEFPDRIEGFLASMASLSLESWLPIASYIKRRRFNALLELPPEQVIQKILAQHNLPDNYVEETLLEHPGWSGMVNYLEHHPESLFKPRPIKLVDFLAFKLALQSEYGFEPKQKTTHPASSIPANQKESERRYYDRILRMINQNKGLTAQVAPELQAVFCIDDRECSLRRHWEAIEPRLETFATAGFFGIDMFFQSLNDSKPKKLCPAPMTPQYTVFENPHDSHHQDFEKQRHKREKGAVFSERLRHSLGYLLTRKTLIDVPSELDLSCFSTEDMAARVFAVLNSMGLKHFASQVLIVAHGSSSVNNPYFSAYNCGACSGNPGAPNARAFCQMANSYEVREQVKQKGIAIPDGTNFIPAFHDTCSDEVTFLGSGTLRPSFVRSLDEARALNAKERCKRFGLTNPNISAPDALKEARHRSEALLEPRPELNHANNALCIIGRRALTKGLFLNRRAFLNSYDPHNDPDGSILNSILNAVVPVCGGINLEYYFSRVEPHIYGAGTKLSHNVCALIGVYNGIDDDLRTGLPTQMTDMHEPIRMLIVIEQDRELVQKVIDNNPMVLQWVKNEWLFIECVQP; encoded by the coding sequence GTGAATCTAGATGAACTATTAGGACCTTTGAGGAAAAAGCTTCCTGCTCAAGGCCCCATTCAAGGATTTATTCATCATAATACGCTGCACGCTTTCATGCACTTACCGTTCGAAAAGGCGGTGTTCGAGGCATCGAAATTTTATCGTGAACCAACGCATCATCCTGTCAACTCAACCTTATTTCGCCTAACGGCCAACTATCTCGACCAAGGCGTCAGTACTTGGGAATTTCCCGATCGAATTGAAGGCTTTTTGGCTTCAATGGCATCGTTGAGCCTAGAATCATGGCTGCCCATCGCAAGCTATATTAAGCGCAGACGATTTAACGCACTACTTGAGCTTCCGCCTGAGCAGGTCATCCAAAAAATTCTCGCCCAACACAATTTGCCGGACAACTATGTGGAAGAAACGCTTCTGGAGCATCCAGGCTGGTCGGGCATGGTTAATTATTTGGAGCACCACCCAGAAAGTCTGTTTAAGCCAAGGCCTATCAAACTAGTCGATTTCTTAGCATTCAAACTAGCCCTGCAATCTGAATACGGCTTTGAGCCTAAACAAAAAACCACACATCCAGCCTCCAGCATCCCGGCGAATCAAAAAGAGAGTGAGCGCCGCTATTACGACCGTATTCTCAGGATGATTAATCAAAACAAAGGCCTAACAGCACAGGTCGCTCCAGAGCTCCAGGCGGTTTTTTGCATCGACGACAGAGAATGCTCCCTTCGAAGGCATTGGGAAGCCATAGAACCGCGGCTGGAAACATTTGCGACAGCTGGCTTTTTTGGCATCGACATGTTTTTCCAGTCTCTCAATGACAGCAAGCCCAAAAAGCTCTGCCCTGCGCCGATGACGCCTCAGTACACAGTTTTTGAAAATCCGCACGACAGTCATCACCAGGATTTTGAAAAACAAAGACATAAGCGCGAAAAAGGGGCTGTTTTCTCCGAACGCCTCAGGCATTCACTGGGATATTTGCTGACCCGCAAGACTTTAATCGATGTGCCGTCAGAGCTGGATTTAAGCTGCTTTAGCACAGAGGATATGGCAGCGCGGGTATTCGCTGTGTTAAACAGCATGGGGCTAAAGCACTTTGCCTCACAAGTGCTGATTGTAGCGCACGGCTCAAGCAGTGTTAACAACCCTTACTTTTCCGCCTATAACTGCGGTGCATGTTCAGGAAATCCAGGTGCTCCTAATGCCCGAGCTTTTTGCCAGATGGCCAACAGTTATGAAGTGCGAGAGCAGGTCAAACAAAAAGGGATTGCAATCCCCGACGGAACGAACTTCATTCCAGCGTTTCACGACACCTGCAGCGATGAAGTTACATTTCTAGGCAGCGGCACCCTTAGACCATCATTCGTTCGCAGTCTGGACGAAGCACGCGCTTTAAATGCCAAAGAGCGCTGCAAACGTTTTGGGCTTACCAATCCTAATATCTCAGCGCCTGATGCCCTAAAAGAAGCTAGGCATCGCTCCGAGGCTTTGCTTGAGCCAAGGCCCGAACTAAATCATGCCAATAATGCTCTATGCATTATCGGGCGGCGTGCTTTGACCAAAGGTCTGTTTTTGAACCGGCGAGCCTTTCTGAATTCCTACGATCCACACAATGATCCAGATGGCAGTATTCTGAATTCGATCTTAAATGCCGTAGTGCCGGTGTGCGGCGGCATCAACCTCGAATATTACTTTTCGAGGGTGGAACCGCATATTTACGGTGCAGGCACCAAGCTGTCTCATAATGTCTGTGCCTTGATAGGCGTGTACAACGGCATTGACGACGATTTAAGGACTGGCCTTCCTACGCAAATGACAGACATGCATGAACCCATTCGAATGCTTATTGTCATTGAGCAAGACAGAGAGTTAGTTCAAAAAGTGATCGATAATAATCCCATGGTGTTGCAATGGGTCAAAAACGAGTGGCTCTTTATTGAGTGCGTGCAACCATGA
- a CDS encoding proton-conducting transporter membrane subunit, translated as MNIQKEIAFSRFITGIFAAYFLAALSLLGLWVLSSGKSLRFFGLYLDLNGVVFLTLIAAISNVIVHFSKRYMHLEHGYRRFFLILLLFVTGMTIICIAGDFLLLFAGWEIVGVSSYLLIAFYWHRPQAVSNADRAYYIYRFCDLGLLGSALIAAVIWHDHQIFHQHWQTVPLIEQWALCLVILLPVLGKSAQFPFSYWLPRAMEGPTPSSAIFYGALSVHAGVFLLLRTYPIWHGTPGFIWVVGGVGLVTAFIASLSSRVQSNMKGQIGYSSISHVGFMLIELALGFPKIALVHLVFNACLRSFQLLISSSIQADHLHTYHALNGKSWQGRNPVSKTLYVFALNEGYLEAITLKLVKPFQFLLNYYGSLNQVVFCELVIAFLFWPFPSWTYILGVLASWLLAFEGLAYVKKHEKITFGRFPFAASLILLGYLGVLGFPLSVTFIGEDLLTNQALQRGIWFLILFNLVFVINGIALIRAYSKMFFGKRDEEPVPQVDLTPWQASIRLAGYVLVNLILWIIL; from the coding sequence ATGAATATCCAAAAAGAAATCGCCTTTTCTAGATTCATCACCGGCATATTTGCAGCATATTTTCTAGCAGCACTATCTTTGTTGGGGCTTTGGGTCTTATCGTCTGGCAAATCGCTCAGATTTTTTGGACTCTATCTGGATTTGAACGGCGTTGTCTTTTTGACACTCATAGCAGCCATATCGAATGTGATTGTGCATTTTTCGAAGCGATACATGCATTTAGAGCATGGCTACCGGCGATTCTTTCTTATCTTATTGCTGTTCGTGACCGGCATGACCATTATTTGCATCGCGGGCGATTTTCTTTTGCTGTTTGCGGGCTGGGAGATTGTCGGGGTCTCATCTTATTTACTGATCGCTTTTTATTGGCATCGGCCACAAGCCGTTTCAAATGCCGACAGGGCGTATTACATTTATCGATTTTGCGATTTGGGACTATTGGGAAGCGCGCTCATTGCCGCAGTTATTTGGCATGACCATCAGATCTTTCACCAACACTGGCAAACGGTGCCGCTCATTGAGCAATGGGCACTTTGCTTAGTGATTTTGCTGCCGGTTTTGGGCAAGTCAGCTCAGTTTCCTTTTAGCTACTGGCTGCCTCGGGCAATGGAAGGGCCTACGCCTTCAAGTGCGATTTTTTACGGCGCTTTGTCTGTTCATGCCGGGGTGTTTTTGCTGTTGCGCACTTATCCGATTTGGCACGGTACACCAGGGTTTATCTGGGTGGTCGGCGGCGTCGGGCTGGTAACAGCATTTATCGCCAGTTTATCCAGTCGGGTGCAATCTAATATGAAGGGGCAGATCGGCTACTCGTCTATCAGTCATGTTGGCTTTATGCTGATCGAACTTGCTTTAGGCTTTCCTAAAATAGCTTTGGTACATCTAGTTTTCAACGCCTGCCTACGAAGCTTTCAGTTGCTGATTTCCTCCTCAATTCAAGCGGATCATCTGCATACCTATCATGCATTGAATGGCAAAAGCTGGCAGGGAAGAAATCCGGTCAGCAAGACTTTATATGTCTTTGCGCTGAACGAAGGCTATCTAGAGGCCATCACGCTAAAACTTGTTAAACCGTTTCAATTTTTACTGAATTATTACGGCTCATTAAACCAAGTGGTTTTTTGCGAGCTCGTGATCGCTTTTTTATTTTGGCCTTTCCCGAGCTGGACTTATATTTTGGGCGTGTTGGCTTCTTGGCTTTTGGCTTTCGAAGGACTGGCATATGTCAAAAAGCACGAGAAAATTACTTTTGGCAGATTTCCTTTCGCAGCCTCGCTCATTCTGCTTGGGTATTTGGGCGTGTTAGGATTTCCCCTTTCGGTAACATTCATCGGAGAGGATCTTTTAACCAATCAAGCCCTGCAGCGAGGCATTTGGTTTTTAATCTTGTTTAACCTGGTGTTTGTTATCAACGGGATCGCACTGATACGCGCATACTCTAAGATGTTTTTTGGCAAAAGAGACGAAGAGCCGGTGCCCCAAGTGGATCTCACACCCTGGCAAGCAAGCATTCGGCTGGCTGGGTACGTTTTGGTTAATCTAATTCTTTGGATTATACTTTAA